One segment of Apus apus isolate bApuApu2 chromosome 1, bApuApu2.pri.cur, whole genome shotgun sequence DNA contains the following:
- the CRLF2 gene encoding cytokine receptor-like factor 2 translates to MNLIFQTCSMMFTLGNLVASHTQSPGWKEAISTTIINFNNEKMQITWAARELFPSENVSFSYTFDEGKHKIWKLCPTYLFDQDYNSGCLFKTEGPTLAFSIRNSNGSEELFSKSLKSDFYIKPNRPENVTFFWKEDTVVVSCNKPDRGVKCLQLELQYKSKFDKDWQPRTSKCCSVGEQGFNPRKCYSFRVRLKRLVPYCNVVNYSSDWEAQTFWMNGTLLDSCDDDRKSQSITITVLSSLLAILLMILILLIFLCKWKRLQKSLVPAIPDPKYVFTGLFSDHNGNFQEWIDKTDHAMVQTKIGYEEPECIFEAESQQEHKKNSDKQEPQEKIFGFSRAAENKDPKGAEIVCLMPTSSTTASVSGFLIVMNDDMYVML, encoded by the exons ATGAACCTTATTTTTCAAACATGTTCCATGATGTTCACTCTGGGGAACCTGGTGGCTTCTCATACACAATCTCCTG GTTGGAAAGAAGCCATCAGCACCACAATAATCAATTTCAATAATGAGAAGATGCAGATCACATGGGCAGCAAGAGAACTATTTCCCAGTGAGAATGTGTCATTTTCTTATAC atTTGATGAAGGCAAGCACAAAATTTGGAAGCTGTGTCCTACTTATTTATTTGATCAAGACTATAATTCTGGATGTCTTTTTAAGACAGAAGGACCCACCCTTGCCTTCTCTATCAGGAACAGCAATGGAAGTGAAGAGCTTTTTTCTAAAAGtctaaaatctgatttttata tAAAACCTAATAGACCCGAAAATGTGACCTTCTTCTGGAAAGAGGACACTGTTGTAGTAAGCTGTAATAAACCAGACAGAGGTGTGAAGTGCTTGCAACTTGAGCTTCAATACAAAAGCAAGTTTGACAAAGACTGGCAA CCCAGAACTTCTAAGTGTTGCAGTGTTGGAGAGCAAGGCTTTAATCCAAGGAAGTGCTACTCTTTCCGGGTCAGACTGAAGAGGCTAGTACCCTACTGCAACGTAGTTAATTACAGCAGTGACTGGGAAGCACAGACCTTCTGGATGAATGGCACATTATTAG ATTCATGTGATGATGATAGAAAATCTCAGTCAATCACAATAACTGTTTTAAGTTCTTTGCTGGCAATACTTCTAATGATACTTATCCTcttgatttttctgtgtaaatgGAAGAG gCTTCAGAAGTCACTGGTGCCTGCTATACCAGATCCAAAATACGTATTTACTGGTCTCTTCAGTGATCACAATGGAAACTTCCAG gAATGGATAGACAAAACTGATCATGCAATGGTACAAACCAAGATAGGATATGAAGAGCCAGAGTGCATTTTTGAGGCAGAAAGCCAGCAAGAACACAAGAAGAATAGTGACAAACAGGAGCCTCAAGAAAAAATCTTTGGTTTTTcaagagcagctgaaaataaGGACCCCAAAGGAGCTGAGATTGTCTGCCTGATGCCAACAAGCAGCACTAcagcttc TGTCTCCGGCTTCCTGATTGTAATGAATGATGACATGTATGTGATGTTATAA